The DNA sequence GATTGGTGAGGGAAGATCTGTTTGAAGTGAGCTATATCCAAGCTATGGTATTTTTTTCGCAGTTCCCTATCCAGGCGCCACCCGAGATTTTACTAGACAAAACTATTTCACCTCGTCCAGCATTCAAAGGAAGCTCAGATTTCTTCAAGGAACCAATGCCAATAGAAGGACTACTAGGCCTGTGGGATTACATGTTCCAACTTCCCGATAACCAAGCATTCTTGCAGTACACTCCCTATGGTGGTAGAATGAATGAAATCTCCGCGACCGCGCTCCCATTCCTTTACCGAGCAGGCTACTTGTACATGTTCAACTTCTACGCGGTGACATGTCCAAGTCGAGAAAAATTTGCAGAAGAGACTGCGAGGATGGATTGGGTGAGGACAGTGGATGAATATCTAACTCCTTACGTGACAAGCAATCCCAGGAGTGCATATGTGAACTATGTGAATGTTTGGATGGGTCAGAATAATCCAACAGGGAGCACAAGTTATGCTCAGGCTAGCCAATGGGGAAAGCGTTACTTCGGTGTAAATTTTGATAAGTTGGTCGTGCTCAAGACACTGGCTGATCCTTTCAACCTCTTCAGACATGAGCAGAGTATCCCTGTTTTTTCGTCTTACTCCGATATGTAGAATATTTGTTCGGTCCCTTTTTCCATGTGTTCTCGTTTGTTTTAAATAAGATTGAATGTATTTTCGCCttcatcaaataaaaatttatgcaTCCATAAAAATACAGGAGTTCGTTGGCCTAATCTTGTAAAAAAGGTTATCTTCTTATAATTATGTTCTGAATCACAAGATCTTAATCAGATGACATAGTTACTCTAACCTAACTTGTACCCTTGTCAAAACATTAAACATGTCTATGCTTTCTTAACTGGTTTATGACCCGGattacataaattttttaagtttattatatattagaaatttaatatttttgatatatttatttaaattattattgtcgAGATACAAAACTTGTTAAATTAACAtactcatatttaattatgtttattaataattaataataataatgtatggtgataatcaaattttgatattttgctatcaatatggaatcttatttttttatattgtgatccatgatagaaattttatagagtTTGTTCGTAGATTAAATTATtagagttttaaaatttaaaatgaacaGTTTTGTTGACAGTTTAATTTGTTGATTGGATGattgttatattacaaaatttataagagtataataattattatattaattaaaaaaattatatgataataataaaattagagttgttttgtaaattaaattatttgaatttgtttGTTGACTGTAATTATGTTGGTGGAATAATCATTATATTACGAAAATCCTAATTACCATGAAAGTATTCTCATAATTATAAGAtaacaatatttattatataaaaaaattacatgataACCAATTTTGATAGTAACGTATTTCGTACTGAAGTTTTTCCACTAAAGATGAATTTcacatattaattaaaattatatatatgaataatatcgATTTGACTATTACTATCAATATAAacctttatttatttgaattttgaaacatgaTAACAATTTTTCAGagttgtttcataaattaaattatttgagtttaaagaaattaaaataaataattttattggtgGTATAGCTCTTGCATTACGAAATCCTAATTACGGtagaagtttttttttatatagtataGCATTGAagtctttaattataaaattctaatcaatatcaAAGTctgataattataaaatcctaaccgATATCGAagtctttaattataaaatcctaattaatatgaaattcttttcataataatataatataattataaaatcctaaccaatatgattttttttattttagtttaatgattattgttattattaaataaaaaattatatattacaaaatcctaaTAAATGTAGAAGCcgtctttaattataatattttaatcaattcatgaatattataaaatcctcACCAATATAAGTCtcttaataaaaattcaaaatttaggtgtataataataataataataataataattaaatataatatatgatgacCAAATTTTGATACTTTTAACATGTTCCAACGAAATGTGGTTTCGCTTGTTAATGAAGGGTATTGTTGCGCttgaaaaggaaggaaggaaCGTGTTGAGGAATATTGAATTTGAACTTTGCATGACGGAGGTAGAATAGAATAGTGAAACATTTCCAAGCATGAATATTCAACAAATTTTGATGAACCGTCGATAATAATCTTTTgataaaatagatttttttaccatttaacttattgtgtttttagaaaTATGTTAtctgattaaattttttttttctttttactcactaatgttagattttgatttttttagccACAACTTAGGTTCgaatttgattactagcattatgataattttatttgtcactaaacttattgcgtctttagaaattaaccactcaactataattttttttttattttactcattaATGTTAggttatttttttgtcactcaagTTAGGTTcgaatttgattattagcattacattaatTCTGTgtaacattattaaaatatagtggtagtcggtaatattttgatgatttggtaTATGTCTGCATcgttatatatagtactttttatgtctccaATATCGTTTACCTTGAGTAATAGgaattttacacgcattttatggcttttaaaagatgtagtttcataaataattttacttttttcttccgaataaaaattcagcgtttgaatttttacacaataaataatcacaaaaataagttatgaaactatgtgatataagagtcttaaaaaatACGTGCTGAGCagtagaaaaaactgtaaactaatgagagggacggaaggagtaataatattaaaatggtGCATTATAGGGGacaattatcaaaaattaagttaacctctctatttatttatcttgaaaattgtaataagataaagttattaaaatttatgaagataaatttGACAGAGATCTTATACTGAGTtagtcgattgaaactttaatagcgaaagatgatgcatcatatcactcaattacactttatcttattagggagggtgaattgtttgaaatcattgatttcatatttatgatttatcaaatttttagaattctaaatACGATTTTTCCtggttttaatttttcatcgactcattttatattattattgttatatataaagatataaacatacgacacatcatcaaaatattacatactaacactatgtataaatgttactacaaaaattatcataatgctataatgctagtaatcaaatccgaacctaagttggtggctaaaaaaacATCCAAACCTAacaaaaagggaaaaaaatttagttggatGGCAAGTTTccaaaaacactataagttgagagcatctccaacgcagGTCGCCTATTAGCTTTAAAATCTAAGTGTCAGTCCATATACCTAATATGTAAAAGAAACACAACTCCAACGCAGAGACTTTTTAGCAATATTTTTAGATGCCAAGAAATCAGCACGCTACATTTGTTGAATGAGAGCCTATCATCTATATCATATCCAcgtcattttcttttaaaatttaacttaaaagaaaatttaactgTGTTTCAACCTAGGtgtctatactatattatatatatgtattataatattataattatattgtatatatttgtatatctttttaattttataatttaattttatgtattgttaagtgtaaaaatatttatataaaataaataatataataaaactaatataagaacttatatagttatttaacgTCAATTGTgaatttttaacaaagaaaattagtaaatcttttacataatataagtaatttttgttaattagttttttcaagtttttattattataatagtatcggtatatatgtttttattaattatattttttattttcacttatattaaataaaaaaataattaactttatattataattctttCAAACCCTTTTTATCAAAAGATAATTAGCTTAAAATCTTTCATTTAACTTTGATTCTTGcacttctaaattttatttttttatttatagcatATAACATTCTACCTTAAA is a window from the Daucus carota subsp. sativus chromosome 8, DH1 v3.0, whole genome shotgun sequence genome containing:
- the LOC108198621 gene encoding monolignol oxidoreductase AtBBE-like 13; the protein is MGEDLFWAIRGGGGGSFGVVVSWRVNLVPVPPIVTVFRVFRTLEEDMTNIFYKWQSVAPVFPNELDIRCNGQVILSNSSTRSDKKTMQMNFESLYLGPASEVLAIMRERLPELGLVREDLFEVSYIQAMVFFSQFPIQAPPEILLDKTISPRPAFKGSSDFFKEPMPIEGLLGLWDYMFQLPDNQAFLQYTPYGGRMNEISATALPFLYRAGYLYMFNFYAVTCPSREKFAEETARMDWVRTVDEYLTPYVTSNPRSAYVNYVNVWMGQNNPTGSTSYAQASQWGKRYFGVNFDKLVVLKTLADPFNLFRHEQSIPVFSSYSDM